TGTCCTTTAATTAGGTTTAAGTCAATTTCTATTTTAGTCATATATTACATCCTCCGTTTTATCCCAATATGGTTTAAAATCCTTTAACTCACATAATACAGCATCATAATCTCCATTAAATCTTATTGCACGGTCATCAATATATGCTGCTGCTGGTATTTTCTGATTTGTAACAGTCAAATCTGGGAGATTATTATGTTTCAACCATTTTTTAACTCGTTGAGTGTTCCTTGCTGTGAGTATGATTACCTCATATTCTTTTTGAAGTTCTTTTATGAATTCCTGTACATTTAATCGTGGTTCTCCTAGGTCAGTTTCATCATATTCTTTGTAATTGTTTAGTACTCCATCAAAGTCTACACATACTTTTAGTTTAACCATTATTAGCACCCTCTTGTATTATTTGTTTCTTTATTATCCTCTTCCCCATCATCAGATTTAGGATATCTCTTATTATCAACTATACAACCATCAAAATTATACATATTCTTCCTACAGCATTTATCACATGCTGAAATTACTTTATCCGCATACCTTTCCTTAAGAAACCTATTAACCTCCTTTTCATTAGTGAATAATTTACCATCTTCAATTCTAGTAGTTGCTCGAATAATTTTTCGTTCAAACCCATATTTTCGTTTTAACTCAACAGCTATTATGTTAAGTAATCTCCCAACTGTTATCAGGCAGGGTTCCATGCCCTTATCTCCAAACACATTTTCCTTACATGCTCGGTCGATGAATTCATCAAGTACATCTTGCACCATTACACCGAGTTGTTGTTCATCATATTGATTTGTATGTATTAATAATAGTTCTTCCTCACAGTCATCAAAAGGATGAAATGTTCCTATTTTGTAAATATGCTTCATTCTGTGTCCTCCAATTTATCCAATATAAAAAACACAAGCAGTAATGCTCGTGCATCCATTAGATGATAGTTATGTTCATCTAAATCTTTTTTAAGGTGGTTTAGTATCTTGTATGCTTCTGCCCTATAATTGTCAATACTACTCATTCTATGTCCTCCTTATCAATCATAAATTACCCTCCTTCATTTGCAAAATGGAAATCATCTAACTCTATAACCTTAATTACTTCATTTAACACTTGTATAACTGCTTCAGATACATAGTCATCTATTTTGTGACGCATAAAATCATCAAGATTTAATTCACTAACATATTGTTTTCGACTATGATTTAATTCTACTTGAAAGTAATCTCTTTTTGATTCAAGATACGTTATTAATTCTTTTTCATCAATCATTTAAAATCCTCTTTTATTTCATTTAATCTATGTGAGATAATTTTTTAATAAGTAACCTCTCCATTCTTTCAACTTCATCAGATAAAACATCTGCCATGTGTTTGTATTTCAAAGTATTGTTATATTTTTTCACAAATTTTAAAACAGTTTCAGCAGGAAAATTCTCTAAAAGCTTTTGAATAATTTTTGTATCATTATCATGATAGCAGTAACTTTCAAGTATCAACTCCGTGTATTTAAAGTCAGATATAACTACTGCTGATGGAAAAGACATATTTCTTAATGCAATATCCAAATCTAGCTCATGTTCCCGTATAAAATTTGCTAAAATCATTCTCTCCTCAATTGTTAAGTCAGGTAATTTCTCCCTGATTTTTTCTTTGATTTCATCAAGTTTTAATTGATATGAACTACCATACATAATCTAATACCTCCCATTCTTTTTTAGATGATATATACCACTAACACGATACTTATTACATCCTACCATAACGAATAATCCATTAATGAACTTATTCACATAATAAACTCTATCCATTTTCATTACAGTATCGTTAGGACAATAACGATTAAAATCATAACTATAACATTGTTTTGCAATGTTTGTAGGGTTACGGAACAATCTCTCAGAAGCACTCATCGTATCTCCTCCTTATTCTGTACCTGGGGCTGTCGCTGAGATGGCTCAGGAACACGATAAACCACATCAGATTTAAACAATCCCTTAAACCATCCATACAACCTTTTAATCATCATTTATTCCACCTACTACAAACAACACCCGTATCACCTTGATATTTTCCATTATAAGGACACTCACAAGGACTTGATAGTGTTTCAAAGACTATCTGACATAAACAGTCACCATAACATAATTTAAAAGGTTTATCACTACAATTAAACAATTCCAAAGTAATATTGCCTTCGAATCCTGGGTCAATGTATCCTGCAGTTATATGAACCATCACCCCGAGTCTGCCAATGCTGGATCTTCCTTCAACACGAGCAACAATATCATCAGGTATTGTTAGGTATTCTATTGTTGAGCCTAATATGAATTCTCCAGGCTTCAATAAGTAACCTTCCTCGTTGAACTGTATTGTTTCACCATTAATCCTTTTAAGTTCCACGCCTAATCTTAAATCAACACTTGCAGGTTGAACTCGCTTTTGAAAAACCGCTAATAAGCTATTAGTAAAAGGAAATAACTCTTCCCATCTAGCCATTATATCCTTGTCACATAATACCGTCATTAATATCTACTCCTTTTAAAATTATTCATATATACTCCAGTTTCCTTTAAAACCAGTTCTAACTTATCTTTATCCCAATCGTACTCAATCAGTTTATCCCTAACCTTTTTAGCATCATATAGCGAACTATATGTACCATAATAAACCATTTTGCTGTGTAATGATTTATTAACTATGAATTTATTTTTTCCGTTCCTCTTAATATGTTTACCATATTTTGAGGGATTTTTTACAACTAACTTCTGTAATGATTCTAATTCTTCAAATGCTTGTTTAAAAGTTAATCCATGTTTTGTTAGGATTTCACCTATACTCAAATCAGGATTATCCTTAAAAATATTACTCATACCTTATCCCCCATCTTTTTCTTGTATTATTTTAATTTTTAAACGGTTACTTACTTGTTCTAAATGTATTGCTAAATCAAAACATTGTCCTTCATTATTAGGATTAGTTTCCCGTATATGGTTAATTAAATCCTTTTTTTCTTGTTTTGAAAAATACAATTTAATCATATCCTCTCACGTATCGTCTGTAATAATTCATTTGCCTTTTCAATAGTTATAGCAACTTGTCCAAGAATTGCGAGACTACAAAGGCAGATAATCACTTGTACTATAATGATTATTGCAGCTGTAACAAATAATACACTCAATTCCTATTCCCTCCTTGTAATTGTTTTATCACATTTTCTGCTATTTTATCCCCTATACCAGGTATACTTGTTAAATCATCATATGTGATGTTAAGTAAGTCGTTTAAACTGTATAATCCTAATTCACTTGTTATTTGTTCTGCACGTACTGAATCAATACGAGAAATACTTGAAGCAAGAAAATTAGCAGCAGGATTATCAATCTTATTACTATTTTTCCTCATAACAGGTTTATGATCTAAACATTTTTCTGCTTGTATTTTCATCATCTTGAAACATTCTACCACATCACCAAACACAGGGATTACTGTTGTATATGTGTTTAGTCTACTGATTGCTCCGTAAAGTTGGTATTTGCTTGTTTTTAATCCACTAGCATAATGTAAACTACGTAATTGTTTGTTTATGTTACTTGTACCTAATTCAATAATTATGAAATGATAAGGGTATGTTTCACTTTGATTGATTGCTTGATTAAATATCCTACCTGTCATTATACTTCCTACAAAGTCAGGTAATGTCTTATATTCAAATACTACTTGTTTATTGAAGACGTAATCACCTACAGGTAATTCTTTAACGGTGACATTATTATAGAATTTTTTGGCTTCTTCTATTCTTTTTTGTTCTCTACTATCTACTATTATATCCATGCTTTTAAACCCTTCATTTTTTCTGTATTTCCCCTAATTTTGTTTTTGCTTCATCTAATGTCTTATATGACCCAAAATAATAAAGTTTTCCTTTTATTTTTCTTTGAATATGGTATTTACCATGATTAATACTTATATATTTAGGTAAATCATATTTACGATGTATCCTCTGTTTTACACGAGGTTTTACTCCTGTTTGATTGTATGCGTGTCTTTTCCAGGTCATACAACGTGTGTTGCCAATATTATATTTTTGTCGTAATTGTTTTGTTGTCATACCTTGAAGATAATCATCAACGAATGATGCAGGCATGTGTTCTCCTTCAACAATCCTAAAATTTTTATTAATTATATTATCATACCTCCTTTTTTCCTTTAGTCATATTTTAATTAAATTAATAGTACTATAGAAAATAATATAACAAGTACATTAATATGTACATGTATAATCCTATAATCCACCACGTCTCCTTAAAATATAAGTAATACTTTCTTTTTTCCTGTATAGTTTTGTAAGTTCATTCACAATATTTTCCTTTCGAGAAAACAATACACCTAAAGGTTCACCTATATAAACAGGATAATTATACCTCTCATTTTTAAGACTATACTGAATCATGACTTTAACCTCTTTTAATTCGAATAGTTTTTGATTAATCTCACTGTTTACTTTCAGTAATGTTTTGTGATTTTGTATGTTTAAGGTACACTGCATTTTTTCTTCACAATTTTCACATTGTAGATCACACAACATTTCAAAATTTTTTTTGATTTTTATCATAATTATTAAAGTAATTTAGTAATCTAGTAATTTACAAAATTAAGTAATTTAGTAATCTAGTAATTTACAAAATTAAGTAATTTTTTATTCTATAGTACCCTGTTCTGTAGAGAAAAATTACTTTAAAATTACTAAAAAAACAAGACATTATATTCCTTAAAAAGTCATTTAAAGCAAGTATAACTTGTTTTTAAAGTAATTTAATGAAAAAATTACCTAAATTACCTTTTAGATTACTTTATTAATTACCCTCCATTTCATTCAAATTAGGATATAAAAACTGTATAAACTTATCAAACTTAACTTTCATAACCATTTTTGGATTTCCATTAAATTTAACCGTTCCATACTTCCACCCTAATAGTTCCGCTATACTTTTCACATTATAACAAACCTGATTATTTTGATGTAATGCTTTCTTCAAACCTGCAGTAAAACAAACACTATTAACACCATCACGGCTGGTATGCATTAACATATAAGGGATTAAACGTTCATTAATAACATTATAAACCCTATCTTTGAAATCATCAGCATCTTTAACAGGAGAATTACTATCTTCCGTTAATGAATGACTAAAACCATTTTCATCATAGACTCGTATTTGACGCATTTGTTTATTGATTTCTTCTATGAAAAACATGCGAATTTCCTCTACTTCTTCCTCATCAACATCATCCAGGGTTACAGACTCACTCCAACCAAGCAACCAACGAGGACACTCACGTCCAGTACTAGCATACGCTCTCACAATCAAAGTATTAGCCAACTCCTTCCAATCCAACAATAAAAGATTAATATCATCTATTATTTCATGTACAGTATACTGAGCTAACCATTTTAACTGATGAAATAAACAAAACTCAGGAGTATTTAATTTAAAATGCTCCATAAATTCCTTTTTCTCTTCCTCTGTCTTTTTTTCACTATGACTATACAATAATTGATGAAAACGCCTATTCAATCCCTCAATAACAGGTAAAGGCTGATTACTTGTGAATGATACTGTAGCTAATGCAAGTATTGTTGTGAAACTACCCCTATGATATTTTCCACGTGCATTTGTACGTTCGACACAGGTCTTTAATGTTTCACTACAACTATGATTAGAAAACACGTTTCCAGGTTCATTAACAATTAATAAAAAGGTATTTTTACTAATTTGATGACCTATACGTGCCACCGTATCAAATTCACTACCCCCTATATCTGTTTCACTATCAGGTTCAGTATAGAAATAAGCACCTATCCGAGCAAGTGTAGTTTTACCACTCCCAGCCTTACCAAAATGATACAAGTAAGGGATTAACTGTTCTAAAGGCAATCCCATCTGTTTTTTAGCAAAACCGAACGGTGCAATAAGTGAATGTTTCAAAGTAGTTGCCAACTTCCCCTCGTGATTAGGGAAATAGTTAACAAGATCCTCAATAATGTCAAGTGCATTATTCAAGTTTTGAGGTGAAACATCTAAGAGTTCATAATCCACAATATCAATTTTATCCCTGTTTTTATTATAATAAAAACCAGGTGTGTCTATTTCAGTCTTCATGATTGCGGATTTGTTTTCAATTAACATGTTAACTATGCTTGCAACTGTACCTTTAAATTCCTTTGGATTGATAACATATCCATGGTTTAGAAGGTATGTTTCAGTTTCAGGTACTGTCATTAATTTTGTAGTGAATGAGTTACCCTCATGTCCTTGTATCCATTGAATACTGAATATACGGCCTTCTTCACTGATTGGATTATCATGTACTGTTAATTCAAGAGGATAACAGGTTAATATGTTAGTATAAGTACTAATGTCCCTGTTATTCTTGTAATTAGT
This region of uncultured Methanobrevibacter sp. genomic DNA includes:
- the dcd gene encoding dCTP deaminase — protein: MTVLCDKDIMARWEELFPFTNSLLAVFQKRVQPASVDLRLGVELKRINGETIQFNEEGYLLKPGEFILGSTIEYLTIPDDIVARVEGRSSIGRLGVMVHITAGYIDPGFEGNITLELFNCSDKPFKLCYGDCLCQIVFETLSSPCECPYNGKYQGDTGVVCSRWNK
- a CDS encoding ERCC4 domain-containing protein — its product is MDIIVDSREQKRIEEAKKFYNNVTVKELPVGDYVFNKQVVFEYKTLPDFVGSIMTGRIFNQAINQSETYPYHFIIIELGTSNINKQLRSLHYASGLKTSKYQLYGAISRLNTYTTVIPVFGDVVECFKMMKIQAEKCLDHKPVMRKNSNKIDNPAANFLASSISRIDSVRAEQITSELGLYSLNDLLNITYDDLTSIPGIGDKIAENVIKQLQGGNRN